A region of the Geomonas subterranea genome:
GCTTCCTCACGGTTGATGTTGGTCTGCACTGCTTTCACGCCGATGCGGGTGCGGTACTCCTGCCTGCTGTCGGACACGCTCCGGGTGGTGTTTTTGGAGGTGCTGGATCCGTTGCTAAGGGAGGCTGTCTCTGTACCGGTGACACCACCTTCAACGGCTTCCTTGATCGAGATATCCACCAGGCCAAGGTAGGTATCGACGTGCACCATGGACCCGGCTAGGGCGCCGAGCCCCGCACCTGCTGCACCTATGGCGAGACCGGTAAGCCCCCCGCCGTATCCGCGCCCGTCAGCCCTGGCCATACCGAGAATGGCGCCACCGACGCCGCCGGCCACGGCCCCTTCCATGGTCATGTCTTTCTTCTCT
Encoded here:
- the traT gene encoding complement resistance protein TraT; its protein translation is MFKATMKVMMLFALTAMLLPGCAAIQHRNLEVSAKMSDTVFLDPETLESGKPIYVRVTNTSDFQEIDFGKALKDQITASGRKVTSNPKEAAYLLQANLLYLGEEKKDMTMEGAVAGGVGGAILGMARADGRGYGGGLTGLAIGAAGAGLGALAGSMVHVDTYLGLVDISIKEAVEGGVTGTETASLSNGSSTSKNTTRSVSDSRQEYRTRIGVKAVQTNINREEATKTISGRLASQIAGYFK